In a single window of the Pseudohongiella acticola genome:
- a CDS encoding F0F1 ATP synthase subunit delta, with the protein MAESITLARPYANAAFEVAVADKALAEWSGMLKTLAAVAADDKISNLLKNPALTAEKQADALLAISGDETSAKGKNMIRLLAENRRLTLLPEIAEIFEVLKAAKEKSIDVELATAFTLSDALVEQLTQALQKRLDRTVKLHTSVDQGLIGGAVIRAGDTVIDSSVRGKLNKLAESLSS; encoded by the coding sequence ATGGCAGAGTCAATTACATTAGCCCGCCCTTACGCCAACGCTGCTTTTGAAGTCGCTGTTGCCGACAAAGCGCTGGCTGAATGGTCAGGAATGCTGAAGACGCTTGCAGCTGTAGCCGCAGACGACAAAATCAGCAATTTGCTGAAGAACCCGGCGCTGACTGCTGAAAAGCAGGCGGATGCGCTGCTGGCAATTAGTGGTGATGAAACATCAGCCAAGGGCAAAAACATGATCAGGCTGTTGGCGGAGAATCGTCGACTGACCCTGCTGCCCGAAATTGCAGAAATCTTTGAGGTTCTGAAAGCTGCGAAAGAGAAGAGTATCGACGTCGAGCTGGCGACAGCGTTTACCTTGAGTGACGCCCTCGTTGAGCAACTGACCCAGGCACTTCAGAAACGATTGGATCGTACGGTCAAGCTGCATACCAGCGTTGATCAGGGTCTGATCGGTGGTGCCGTCATTCGCGCAGGTGATACCGTCATCGACAGTTCTGTTCGCGGAAAACTGAACAAATTAGCCGAATCATTGAGTTCCTAG
- a CDS encoding F0F1 ATP synthase subunit B, protein MNLNATIIGQSIAFAIFVWFCLKYVWPPITAALAERQKKIADGLEAAERAQTDLNLAQNKAADELRDAKVKSAEIIDMANKRANQIVDEAKDKARDEGQRLISGAQAEIEMEVQRAREVLRAQVAAIAISGAEKILESSVDQAANEELVKKLASEL, encoded by the coding sequence ATGAATCTTAATGCAACCATAATCGGTCAATCGATAGCCTTCGCTATCTTTGTCTGGTTCTGTCTGAAGTATGTGTGGCCGCCGATTACGGCAGCCCTGGCAGAGCGGCAGAAAAAGATTGCGGATGGCCTGGAAGCGGCAGAGCGGGCTCAGACTGACCTGAACCTGGCGCAGAACAAGGCGGCAGACGAGCTTCGCGACGCAAAAGTCAAAAGCGCAGAAATCATCGACATGGCAAACAAACGTGCCAACCAGATCGTTGATGAAGCCAAAGACAAAGCGCGCGACGAAGGCCAGCGGTTGATTTCTGGCGCTCAGGCCGAAATTGAAATGGAAGTTCAGCGCGCGCGTGAAGTGTTGCGAGCGCAAGTCGCGGCTATCGCGATCTCCGGTGCTGAGAAAATTCTCGAAAGCTCTGTGGATCAGGCCGCTAACGAAGAGCTGGTTAAAAAACTCGCTTCTGAGTTATAG
- the atpE gene encoding F0F1 ATP synthase subunit C, protein METIQAFSVIAIALIFGLCGAGTAVAFGNLGGKLIESSARQPELAPKLQVQFFLVAGFVDVISIIGVGVSFLVIFANPFLG, encoded by the coding sequence ATGGAAACTATTCAGGCATTTTCTGTAATCGCTATCGCCCTCATCTTCGGTCTGTGTGGCGCTGGTACAGCGGTTGCGTTCGGTAATCTGGGTGGCAAGCTGATTGAAAGCTCTGCACGTCAGCCAGAGCTGGCGCCAAAACTGCAGGTTCAGTTCTTCCTGGTTGCCGGTTTCGTCGACGTAATCTCGATCATTGGCGTGGGTGTGTCTTTCCTGGTGATCTTCGCAAATCCTTTCCTGGGTTAA
- the atpB gene encoding F0F1 ATP synthase subunit A, producing MPEYESGTEYIAHHLGFLRYGRTADGSWGFAHSVEEADAMGFWAINVDSMIMSLLVGVIFMGLFYAVSRRATSGNPGSLQNAVEFIVEMVQSTIKSTFFGRNALIGPLALTIFCWIFMMNLMDLVPVDWIPLFAQVVAQDSHTYFKAVPTTDLNITAAFAICVFILVIFYSIKIKGIGGFLGEFAFHPFGKWALPLNLIMEIPSFLAKPVSLALRLYGNLFAGEMIFLVIAMIGWFQLPLHFAWAVFHILIITLQAYLFMMLTIVYLNQAHTEPEAH from the coding sequence ATGCCTGAATACGAAAGCGGCACTGAATACATTGCCCACCACCTTGGTTTCCTGAGATACGGCCGAACGGCTGATGGCAGCTGGGGTTTCGCACACTCTGTTGAAGAAGCCGACGCGATGGGTTTCTGGGCGATCAATGTAGACTCCATGATCATGTCCCTGCTGGTGGGCGTTATCTTCATGGGTCTGTTCTACGCAGTCAGCCGACGCGCCACCTCGGGCAACCCCGGATCGCTGCAAAATGCCGTGGAATTTATCGTCGAGATGGTACAGTCGACGATCAAGAGTACGTTCTTCGGCCGTAATGCGCTTATTGGCCCGTTGGCGCTGACCATTTTCTGCTGGATCTTTATGATGAACCTGATGGACCTGGTGCCGGTGGACTGGATTCCACTGTTCGCACAGGTAGTCGCTCAGGACAGTCACACCTACTTTAAAGCCGTTCCTACAACTGACTTGAACATCACCGCTGCCTTCGCCATCTGCGTGTTCATTCTGGTCATTTTTTACAGCATCAAAATTAAAGGCATAGGCGGGTTCCTTGGTGAGTTTGCTTTCCATCCCTTTGGTAAATGGGCGTTGCCGCTCAACCTCATCATGGAAATCCCCAGCTTTCTTGCCAAGCCGGTATCGCTGGCGCTCCGACTCTACGGTAACCTGTTTGCCGGTGAGATGATCTTCCTGGTAATTGCCATGATTGGATGGTTCCAGCTGCCACTGCATTTTGCATGGGCGGTGTTCCACATCCTGATTATTACCCTGCAAGCGTATCTGTTCATGATGCTGACAATTGTCTATCTGAACCAGGCACACACGGAGCCTGAGGCTCACTAA
- a CDS encoding ATP synthase subunit I, producing MSTIKAPPIYKVGVIQTVTLLLVVLVTASGNWLNAYSLLIGGLICLIPGTLFARKAFKYRGARSAELIVKELYKGEAIKLVLMGAGFALSFIYVKPLNVVALFSGFVLVHITGVLVFVRVSKPDRNNP from the coding sequence ATGTCAACGATAAAAGCTCCTCCCATATATAAAGTTGGAGTTATTCAAACTGTTACGTTGCTGTTAGTGGTGCTGGTAACGGCATCAGGCAACTGGCTGAATGCATATTCTTTATTGATCGGTGGTTTGATCTGTTTAATACCGGGCACACTTTTCGCGAGAAAAGCGTTCAAGTACCGGGGCGCAAGGTCGGCCGAACTGATTGTAAAAGAGCTTTATAAGGGTGAAGCGATAAAACTGGTTTTGATGGGTGCGGGATTTGCACTGAGTTTTATCTACGTTAAACCACTGAATGTTGTGGCTTTGTTTTCAGGATTTGTCCTGGTACACATAACAGGCGTGCTTGTGTTTGTCCGCGTAAGCAAGCCTGACCGGAACAACCCGTAA
- a CDS encoding ParB/RepB/Spo0J family partition protein has translation MSGKKKLGRGLDKLLGSAAASHRAAQAAEQVSLQPDAAVGQPQARADKDSELRHLPVELIQRGKYQPRTDMHEEALQELAESIKAQGVMQPIVVRPVPGDRYEIIAGERRWRATQLAGLDTIPAVIRLVGDESAIAMSLIENIQRENLNPIEEAMALKRLQEEFELTQQEVAEAVGKSRTTVTNLLRLMALSHDVRLMLERGDLEMGHARALLGLPPEQQSDAAKAVSGKGLSVRQTESMVRRLLAEDTPKKAEVARQDPDIASLENKLSERIGARVQIQHSSKGAGKLTLRYNSLDELDGILAHIK, from the coding sequence ATGTCAGGAAAGAAAAAACTGGGCCGTGGTCTGGACAAACTGCTGGGCAGTGCAGCGGCGTCACACCGCGCCGCGCAGGCCGCCGAGCAGGTCTCCCTGCAGCCCGATGCAGCGGTGGGTCAGCCGCAGGCCAGAGCAGACAAAGACAGTGAACTCAGGCACTTGCCGGTTGAACTGATTCAGCGCGGCAAATACCAGCCGCGCACAGATATGCACGAAGAAGCGCTGCAGGAACTGGCCGAGTCCATCAAGGCCCAGGGTGTGATGCAGCCCATCGTGGTGCGCCCGGTGCCAGGTGATCGCTATGAAATCATCGCCGGTGAGCGCCGCTGGCGTGCGACCCAGCTTGCCGGACTGGACACCATACCGGCGGTCATTCGCCTGGTTGGCGATGAATCGGCAATAGCCATGTCGCTGATCGAGAATATCCAGCGTGAAAACCTCAATCCGATTGAGGAGGCGATGGCCCTCAAACGGTTACAGGAAGAATTTGAACTCACCCAGCAGGAAGTGGCTGAAGCGGTAGGCAAGTCCCGCACTACCGTGACCAATCTGTTGCGTCTGATGGCCCTGAGCCATGATGTGCGTCTGATGCTTGAGCGCGGCGACCTGGAAATGGGTCACGCCCGGGCATTGCTGGGACTGCCGCCGGAACAGCAATCGGATGCCGCCAAGGCCGTCAGCGGTAAAGGCCTGTCAGTGCGTCAGACTGAGTCCATGGTCAGACGTCTGCTGGCTGAAGACACGCCGAAAAAAGCGGAGGTGGCGCGGCAGGATCCGGACATTGCCAGTCTGGAAAACAAACTGTCCGAGCGCATCGGCGCCAGAGTACAAATACAGCACAGTAGCAAAGGCGCCGGCAAACTTACGCTGCGCTACAACAGCCTGGATGAACTGGATGGCATTCTTGCCCACATAAAGTAA
- a CDS encoding ParA family protein has translation MTKIIAIANQKGGVGKTTTSVNLAASLQATRRRVLLVDMDPQGNATMGSGIDKADLEYSVYDVLIGEASFDQAVAKTPESGFDMLPANGDLVAAEIELLEIDQRESRLKTLLAEVSERYDFIVIDCPPSLNMLTLNALVAAQGVIIPMQCEYYALEGLSALVDTISAVCETHNPELRIEGILRTMYDPRNKLTTEVSGQLYDHFGDRVYRTVVPRNVRLAEAPSYGLPVLQYDRQSRGAIAYLALAGEMLRRQEQAAV, from the coding sequence GTGACAAAAATAATCGCGATCGCCAACCAGAAAGGCGGTGTAGGCAAAACAACCACGTCAGTCAATCTGGCAGCCTCGCTGCAGGCGACCCGGCGTCGTGTGTTACTGGTCGATATGGACCCACAGGGCAATGCCACCATGGGCAGCGGCATCGATAAAGCCGATCTGGAGTATTCTGTTTATGACGTGTTGATCGGGGAAGCCAGCTTCGATCAGGCAGTGGCCAAAACACCGGAGTCAGGTTTTGACATGTTGCCGGCAAACGGTGACCTGGTCGCCGCCGAGATCGAACTGCTGGAGATCGATCAACGCGAAAGCCGGTTGAAGACGCTATTGGCTGAGGTCAGTGAGCGCTATGATTTTATTGTCATCGATTGCCCACCTTCACTGAATATGCTCACGCTTAATGCACTGGTGGCAGCGCAAGGCGTCATCATTCCAATGCAGTGTGAATATTATGCACTGGAAGGCCTGTCGGCGTTGGTGGATACCATTTCCGCCGTTTGCGAAACGCACAACCCTGAACTTCGCATCGAAGGCATTTTGCGCACCATGTATGACCCGCGCAACAAACTGACCACGGAAGTGTCAGGTCAGTTATACGACCACTTTGGTGATCGCGTTTACCGTACTGTGGTGCCTCGCAACGTCAGACTGGCGGAAGCGCCCAGTTACGGTTTGCCGGTGCTGCAATATGATCGTCAGTCGCGTGGCGCCATTGCCTATCTGGCGCTGGCCGGAGAAATGCTGCGCCGTCAGGAGCAGGCCGCCGTCTGA
- the rsmG gene encoding 16S rRNA (guanine(527)-N(7))-methyltransferase RsmG, with protein sequence MDLEKQLEKRLKDGLAQMDLSDSVNERQQAALIAYVNLLDKWNQAFNLSAVRDPRDMVSRHLLDSLSLLPRIRELSAAKPDFSILDVGTGPGLPGIPLALCLPDSKFFLLDSNGKKTRFVFQAVMTLGIKNVKVENARIESYQSPGQLDIVVSRAFSSLADFALGCEHLCGPQTRLLAMKGLYPADEIRDLPPHWQHVDARALDIPQCDGQRHIIELLIKSRNNNASDNA encoded by the coding sequence ATGGACCTCGAGAAGCAACTGGAAAAACGGCTAAAAGACGGGCTGGCGCAGATGGATCTCAGCGACAGTGTCAATGAACGCCAGCAGGCCGCCCTGATTGCCTATGTCAATCTGCTCGATAAATGGAATCAGGCATTCAATCTGTCCGCGGTGCGGGATCCACGCGACATGGTGTCCCGGCATCTGCTTGACAGTCTGAGCCTGCTGCCACGCATTCGTGAGCTGAGCGCGGCCAAACCCGATTTCAGCATTCTGGATGTTGGTACCGGCCCGGGTTTGCCGGGAATACCACTGGCGCTGTGCCTGCCGGATAGCAAATTCTTTCTGCTGGACAGCAATGGCAAAAAAACCCGCTTTGTATTTCAGGCGGTCATGACGCTGGGAATAAAAAATGTCAAAGTTGAAAACGCGCGCATCGAAAGCTACCAAAGTCCTGGCCAACTTGATATTGTCGTTAGCCGGGCGTTTTCCTCGCTTGCTGACTTTGCCCTTGGCTGCGAGCACTTGTGTGGTCCGCAGACCCGATTGCTGGCGATGAAAGGCCTGTATCCGGCCGACGAAATTCGCGACCTGCCGCCACACTGGCAGCACGTGGATGCCCGCGCCCTGGATATTCCGCAGTGCGATGGACAGCGTCATATTATCGAACTGTTAATTAAATCACGTAATAACAACGCATCTGACAATGCGTGA
- the mnmG gene encoding tRNA uridine-5-carboxymethylaminomethyl(34) synthesis enzyme MnmG has product MDFSKRYDVIVVGGGHAGTEAALAAARSGVKTLLLTHNIETLGQMSCNPAIGGIGKSHLVREIDALGGAMARATDLAGIQFRVLNSSKGPAVRATRAQADRTLYKAAIRKILESQENLEVFQQAADDLIISGERVDGVVTQMGVRFFAPTVVLTTGTFLGGKIHIGMQNTSGGRAGDPPSIKLADRLRELPFNVGRLKTGTPPRIDARSVDFSVMQAQPGDTPLPVMSFMGRVEDHPEQINCYITATNERCHEIIRGGLDRSPMYSGVIEGIGPRYCPSIEDKVMRFADKTSHQIFVEPEGLTTNELYPNGISTSLPFDVQIELVRQIRGFENAHITRPGYAIEYDFFDPRELQHSLETRFIKGLYFAGQINGTTGYEEAGAQGLLAGINAARASRELESWCPRRDQAYIGVLVDDLISMGTTEPYRMFTSRAEYRLLLREDNADLRLTSIGRDMGLIDDSRWQAFCQKQDSIGDELKRLKSVWVQPGTDKEAAISGLLDKPLGREYSLADLLARPELSYKTMRDALHETSIDMPQLDPQVTQQVEIQLKYQGYINRQEEDIQKLKRQENTALPADFDYQHMDGLSNELKQKLLAARPDTIARAARIPGMTPAAVSLLLIYLKKYQAVRARKSA; this is encoded by the coding sequence ATGGATTTTTCCAAACGATATGACGTGATCGTGGTCGGTGGTGGTCATGCTGGCACCGAAGCGGCCCTGGCGGCAGCGCGGTCAGGCGTGAAAACCCTGTTGCTGACGCACAATATCGAAACCCTGGGCCAGATGTCCTGCAACCCGGCTATCGGCGGTATCGGCAAAAGCCATCTGGTTCGTGAAATTGACGCCCTCGGTGGCGCCATGGCCAGAGCAACCGACCTGGCTGGTATCCAGTTTCGCGTGCTGAACAGCAGCAAAGGCCCCGCCGTGCGTGCCACTCGAGCTCAGGCAGACCGCACCTTGTACAAGGCTGCCATTCGAAAAATACTTGAAAGTCAGGAAAATCTTGAGGTTTTTCAGCAGGCTGCAGACGACCTGATTATTAGCGGCGAGCGTGTCGACGGCGTTGTGACGCAAATGGGTGTCCGTTTTTTTGCCCCCACCGTGGTACTGACCACCGGTACTTTCCTCGGCGGCAAGATCCACATTGGCATGCAAAATACCTCAGGCGGCAGGGCGGGTGATCCGCCCTCGATCAAGCTTGCTGATCGTTTGCGCGAATTGCCTTTCAACGTGGGCAGATTAAAAACCGGTACGCCGCCGCGCATCGATGCCCGTTCTGTCGATTTCTCCGTCATGCAGGCACAGCCGGGTGATACACCGCTGCCGGTGATGTCATTCATGGGGCGTGTGGAAGACCACCCGGAACAGATTAATTGTTATATAACAGCCACTAACGAACGCTGTCACGAAATCATACGCGGTGGTCTGGATCGTTCACCGATGTATTCCGGTGTTATCGAAGGCATCGGTCCCCGGTACTGTCCTTCAATCGAAGACAAGGTGATGCGGTTTGCTGACAAGACCTCGCACCAGATTTTTGTTGAACCCGAAGGGCTGACCACGAACGAACTGTACCCCAATGGCATTTCAACCAGCCTGCCATTTGATGTCCAGATTGAGCTTGTGCGTCAGATCAGGGGCTTCGAAAATGCCCATATCACGCGCCCCGGTTACGCCATCGAGTATGACTTTTTTGACCCACGCGAATTGCAACACTCGCTGGAAACCCGGTTTATCAAAGGCCTGTATTTCGCCGGTCAGATAAACGGCACCACCGGTTATGAAGAAGCGGGCGCCCAGGGTCTGTTGGCCGGAATCAATGCTGCGCGCGCATCCCGTGAACTGGAAAGCTGGTGTCCACGACGTGACCAGGCCTACATCGGTGTGCTGGTCGACGACCTGATCAGCATGGGCACCACCGAACCTTACCGAATGTTTACCAGTCGCGCCGAATACCGGCTGTTGCTGCGTGAAGACAATGCCGATCTGCGGCTGACCAGTATTGGCCGTGATATGGGCCTGATTGACGACTCGAGGTGGCAGGCGTTCTGTCAGAAACAGGACAGTATCGGCGATGAACTGAAACGTCTGAAATCGGTCTGGGTACAGCCTGGCACTGACAAGGAAGCCGCCATCAGCGGCCTGCTGGATAAACCGCTGGGTCGCGAATACAGCCTTGCTGATTTGCTGGCACGGCCGGAACTCAGCTATAAGACCATGCGTGATGCACTGCATGAAACCTCGATAGACATGCCACAGCTGGATCCACAGGTAACGCAACAGGTAGAAATACAACTGAAATATCAGGGTTATATCAACCGTCAGGAAGAAGATATTCAAAAACTCAAACGCCAGGAAAACACGGCGTTGCCAGCAGATTTTGATTATCAGCACATGGATGGCCTGTCCAATGAACTGAAACAGAAACTGCTTGCAGCCAGGCCCGATACCATTGCCCGTGCCGCCCGCATTCCCGGCATGACACCGGCTGCAGTGTCGTTGTTGCTGATTTATCTGAAAAAATACCAGGCTGTCAGAGCCCGAAAATCTGCCTGA
- the mnmE gene encoding tRNA uridine-5-carboxymethylaminomethyl(34) synthesis GTPase MnmE, with product MLSASDTDTICAVATPPGRSGVGMVRVSGPACLAIANAVLHFAPTPRHAHYCPFHDSHGELVDQGIALYFPGPNSFTGEDVLELQGHGGYFIMDALLKITLAAGARLARPGEFTERAFLNDKVDLAQAEAIADLIDSSSAEAAKSAMRTLQGEFSRLIDDLAEAITLLRVYLEAAIDFTDEEIDFLSEGRIAEKLEAIIISLDKVLEQARQGALIREGMAVVIAGKPNAGKSSLLNALAGKDSAIVTDIAGTTRDVLSEQITIDGMPLHITDTAGLRDSDDIVEQEGIRRALNAVKQADRILLVVDASMESVDSRSIKHYLQTPGFEALTQALDTSRLTIIQNKVDVQGGQPNLLPPDNKTGASVIQLSAKQGSGIDLLRQHLKDCMGFQATAEGGFIARRRHLDALRKTRECLEQARFQLSHHAAAELVAEDLRHAHRHLGEITGAVTTDDLLGRIFSSFCIGK from the coding sequence ATGCTCAGCGCATCGGATACGGACACAATCTGTGCAGTAGCCACACCACCCGGTCGCAGTGGTGTGGGTATGGTACGGGTGTCCGGACCGGCCTGCCTGGCTATCGCCAATGCCGTCCTGCATTTCGCCCCCACCCCACGACATGCACATTACTGTCCGTTTCACGACAGTCATGGCGAGCTGGTCGATCAGGGCATCGCCCTGTACTTCCCCGGACCCAATTCCTTCACCGGCGAGGATGTTCTTGAGCTACAGGGGCATGGTGGTTATTTCATTATGGATGCGCTGTTGAAAATCACCCTGGCAGCCGGAGCACGGCTGGCACGCCCGGGCGAATTCACAGAGCGCGCCTTCCTGAATGATAAAGTCGATCTGGCGCAGGCGGAGGCGATCGCCGACCTTATCGACAGCAGTTCTGCCGAAGCCGCTAAAAGTGCCATGCGTACGCTTCAGGGCGAGTTTTCCCGACTGATTGATGACCTCGCGGAAGCCATTACCTTGCTCCGTGTTTATCTGGAAGCAGCCATTGATTTTACCGACGAGGAAATCGATTTTCTCAGCGAAGGCCGTATTGCCGAAAAGCTTGAAGCCATCATCATCTCACTCGACAAAGTGCTCGAACAGGCCCGCCAGGGCGCACTGATCCGGGAAGGCATGGCTGTGGTGATTGCCGGTAAACCCAATGCCGGCAAATCCAGTCTGCTTAATGCGCTGGCAGGCAAAGACTCCGCAATTGTCACCGACATCGCCGGCACCACACGCGATGTATTGAGCGAACAGATCACTATCGACGGTATGCCTCTTCATATCACGGACACTGCCGGTCTGCGCGACAGTGATGACATCGTTGAGCAGGAGGGCATCCGACGCGCTCTGAATGCAGTTAAACAGGCCGACAGAATACTGCTGGTGGTAGATGCCAGTATGGAATCGGTTGATAGCCGCAGCATCAAACACTATCTGCAGACGCCGGGTTTTGAAGCCCTTACGCAAGCACTGGACACGTCCCGACTCACGATCATCCAGAACAAGGTTGATGTGCAGGGAGGGCAGCCAAATCTGTTGCCACCAGACAACAAAACCGGTGCCAGTGTCATTCAACTGTCCGCAAAACAGGGGAGCGGCATCGATCTTCTGCGACAACATCTGAAAGATTGTATGGGCTTTCAGGCCACTGCAGAAGGCGGCTTTATTGCCCGACGGCGACACCTGGACGCTTTGCGCAAGACCCGGGAATGTCTGGAACAGGCCCGTTTTCAGCTATCACATCATGCCGCTGCCGAACTTGTAGCGGAAGATCTTCGCCATGCGCATCGTCATCTGGGTGAAATCACCGGCGCTGTCACCACCGATGACCTCTTGGGTCGTATTTTTTCCAGTTTTTGCATCGGCAAATAA
- the yidC gene encoding membrane protein insertase YidC produces the protein MDYIRYALLAGLAIVSYMLLLAWQEDYPSSAPATDVVQTQQSNGDVPAAGNTATDLPSDIPSDTPAPVSSDVPVLASGNSADATPQSTETLINVSTDVLNVTIDRRGGDIVFVSLPEHYTQIDTPDQPFVLLENTTLRTYVAQSGLIGRNGIDGAERPLYSASTDSYTLASGQDVLNVDLSYTDNNGVEVTKRFTFERDNYLIDIVYEVDNTTDMPWQANMFGQIKRSNYEDPTQGSGFGMASFLGFATTTSEDNYLKIPFDEVEDRASHEIEGGWVALGQHYFISAFIPPQQSRNSFSFRRNSQNEYIGGFTSSEVVVAPNSSGSQQMSLYAGPKDQYRLGEIAPWLDRTIDYGWLWFVASPIYWLLTKINALIGNYGWSILILTVIVKGVFFKLSATSYRSMANMRRVMPKMNQLKERYGDDKMKLQKATMELYKKEKINPFGGCLPMLVQMPVFIALYWVLLEGVELRHAPWILWINDLSVMDPYFVLPLLMGASMYVQFMLNPTPQDPTQAKIMKFMPVVMTIFFLWFPAGLVLYWLANSVLGIAQQWYITRNLDKEYAAKEAAKN, from the coding sequence ATGGACTATATTCGATACGCGCTCCTGGCCGGCCTGGCCATTGTCAGTTACATGCTTCTGCTGGCCTGGCAGGAAGACTATCCGTCATCGGCACCTGCAACCGACGTGGTACAGACCCAACAAAGTAATGGCGATGTCCCTGCTGCTGGCAACACTGCCACTGACCTGCCATCGGATATACCCTCTGACACACCTGCACCCGTCAGCTCAGACGTTCCCGTTCTTGCCAGTGGCAACAGCGCTGATGCGACACCACAGAGTACTGAGACCCTGATCAACGTCAGCACTGACGTATTGAACGTCACCATCGACCGCCGCGGTGGCGATATTGTGTTTGTGTCACTGCCAGAACACTACACTCAGATCGACACGCCGGACCAGCCATTTGTGTTGCTCGAGAACACAACACTGCGAACCTACGTCGCGCAAAGCGGTCTCATTGGGCGCAATGGAATTGATGGGGCAGAGCGTCCTCTGTACTCGGCCAGCACCGACAGCTATACCCTGGCGTCAGGGCAGGACGTGCTTAATGTGGACCTGAGCTACACAGACAACAATGGCGTCGAAGTGACCAAACGGTTTACGTTCGAGCGTGACAACTACCTGATCGACATTGTTTATGAGGTCGACAACACCACCGATATGCCATGGCAGGCCAACATGTTTGGCCAGATCAAACGCAGCAATTACGAAGACCCGACACAGGGCAGTGGCTTTGGCATGGCCAGCTTTCTCGGTTTTGCCACCACCACCAGCGAAGACAACTACCTCAAGATTCCCTTCGACGAGGTTGAAGACCGCGCTTCACACGAAATCGAAGGCGGCTGGGTTGCGCTGGGACAGCATTACTTTATTTCAGCGTTTATTCCGCCGCAACAGTCCCGCAACAGTTTTTCATTCCGTCGTAACAGCCAGAATGAGTATATCGGCGGTTTTACCAGTTCAGAAGTAGTGGTGGCGCCGAACAGCAGCGGTTCACAGCAGATGTCCTTATATGCCGGCCCCAAGGATCAGTATCGACTCGGTGAAATCGCTCCCTGGCTGGACCGTACCATCGACTATGGTTGGTTGTGGTTCGTTGCTTCGCCCATTTACTGGCTGCTGACCAAAATCAATGCCCTGATTGGAAACTATGGCTGGTCCATCCTGATACTGACCGTTATTGTCAAAGGCGTGTTTTTTAAGCTGTCCGCCACCAGCTACCGCTCCATGGCCAACATGCGCCGTGTCATGCCGAAGATGAATCAGCTCAAAGAGCGATATGGCGACGACAAAATGAAGTTGCAGAAAGCCACCATGGAATTATATAAAAAGGAGAAGATCAATCCTTTTGGTGGCTGTTTGCCAATGCTGGTACAAATGCCGGTGTTCATTGCACTGTACTGGGTGTTGCTGGAAGGCGTCGAATTGCGCCACGCTCCCTGGATTCTGTGGATAAACGATCTTTCAGTGATGGATCCGTATTTTGTCCTGCCATTATTGATGGGCGCGTCAATGTACGTGCAGTTCATGTTGAACCCGACACCGCAGGATCCGACTCAGGCCAAGATCATGAAATTCATGCCCGTGGTCATGACCATCTTCTTCCTGTGGTTTCCAGCCGGTCTGGTACTCTATTGGCTGGCGAACAGTGTTCTGGGTATCGCCCAGCAGTGGTATATCACCCGTAATCTTGACAAGGAATATGCGGCCAAAGAGGCGGCTAAAAACTAG
- the yidD gene encoding membrane protein insertion efficiency factor YidD, protein MLAKFAIKLITVYQYTLSLLIGNQCRFYPSCSHYTQDAISCHGVVKGCYLGTRRILRCHPWHAGGFDPVPGSHTHSDGETSSTNK, encoded by the coding sequence ATGCTGGCTAAGTTCGCTATCAAGCTTATTACTGTCTACCAGTACACCCTCAGTCTTCTCATTGGCAATCAGTGCCGCTTTTACCCTTCCTGCTCACATTACACCCAGGATGCCATCAGCTGTCACGGAGTCGTGAAAGGATGTTATCTTGGCACGCGCCGTATTTTGCGATGTCACCCCTGGCATGCAGGCGGTTTTGATCCTGTCCCCGGCAGTCACACACACTCTGACGGTGAAACGTCTTCAACCAATAAGTAG